In Capsicum annuum cultivar UCD-10X-F1 chromosome 7, UCD10Xv1.1, whole genome shotgun sequence, one genomic interval encodes:
- the LOC107877512 gene encoding GATA zinc finger domain-containing protein 8: MTWSSSSSSSSSIAPVGPPRSPWHSPVPYLFGGLAAMLGLIAFALLILACSYWKLSGHIEENQEGDIEQGNNNNNNNSNSNSNDIKMVTPPILEEKFLVIMAGQLKPTYIATPSLSSRASSFGSSSGCTTSSESSTEKSEVEEKEEGSSPENREILRENGLNGGSGSTIENGEVPMGNGLNDVSGSISESGEVPRGNGFNDVSASNLGNGEVPRKNGSNDVSGSTSENGEVPTENGLNDVSGSISKNGEVPTGNDLNDVSGSSSENGSEKYLGKMV, from the coding sequence ATGACGTGGTCATCGTCATCGTCATCGTCATCGTCTATTGCACCGGTGGGCCCGCCACGGTCACCGTGGCACTCACCGGTGCCATATTTATTTGGTGGATTAGCAGCCATGTTAGGGCTCATTGCATTTGCATTATTAATATTAGCATGTTCTTATTGGAAACTCAGTGGTCAtattgaagaaaatcaagaaggTGATATTGAAcaaggtaataataataataataataatagtaatagtaatagtaatgaTATTAAAATGGTGACACCACCAATTCTTGAAGAGAAATTTTTGGTTATTATGGCTGGACAATTAAAGCCAACTTATATTGCTACACCTAGTTTGTCTAGTAGGGCATCTTCTTTTGGTAGCAGTAGTGGTTGTACTACGAGCAGTGAGAGTAGTACTGAGAAATCCGAGGTGGAAGAGAAGGAGGAGGGTTCGAGTCCTGAGAATAGAGAAATACTTAGggaaaatggtttaaatggtggtTCGGGTTCGACTATCGAGAATGGAGAAGTACCTATGGGAAATGGTTTAAATGATGTTTCAGGTTCGATTTCTGAGAGTGGAGAAGTACCTCGGGGAAATGGTTTCAATGATGTGTCAGCTTCGAATCTTGGGAATGGAGAAGTACCTAGGAAAAATGGTTCAAATGATGTTTCAGGTTCGACTTCTGAAAATGGAGAAGTACCTACcgaaaatggtttaaatgatgtTTCAGGTTCGATTTCTAAGAATGGAGAAGTACCTACTGGAAATGATTTAAATGATGTGTCGGGTTCGAGTTCTGAGAATGGATCGGAGAAGTATCTAGggaaaatggtttaa